The genomic DNA CTGGTTCAAACTCAAACCCAAACGATTTCCAGCCTGGAGGGCCGGCCGCTTAGCCTTGCCACCACCAATCAACTTTTGAAAAATTCCCAATTTAATGGTATAAAGACTGGATACACACCCGAAGCCGGTCAGTGTTTTGTAAGCCTTGCAACGGTCAACGGACATCAAATCGTCACCGTGGTGCTGGGCTCACAAGATCGCTTTGGCGAAACCGAGCAATTAGTAAATTGGATTAAACGGAGCTATGAATGGCTGTAACCCCCCTTGTGGCAATTGTTGGTCGACCAAACGTCGGCAAGTCCAGCCTGTTTAATCGCCTGATTGGGCGCCGGCAGGCAATTACGCATGATGTGGCCGGTACCACTCGCGATGCCAACTATGGCGTGGTCACCTGGAACGGCAAGCACCTCATGCTGGCCGACACGGCCGGGCTTCACCCCACCAAAGACGAGCTAGAGCTACGGGCGCAGGACCAGATTACAGAAGTAGCCGAGGTAGCTCAGTTAATCTTGGTGGTAATCGACGCCACCACTATGATCACCAACGAAGACCGCCAGGCTGCTCGCCAAGCGCTTAAGACCGGTAAGCCGGTGGTGCTGGCCCTAAATAAGCTGGATGGTGGCAACCAAAAACCGGTCGACGAGTTTGTACGACTTGGCATTAAGCATCAGGTTGAGGTCTCGGCTATACATGGTCGTGGTACCGGCGACCTGCTAGATGTACTGGTTGAGGCGATTGGCGGCACCAATGAGCCGGCCGACGACAATCAGATCCGATTAGCCCTGCTGGGTCGACCAAACGTCGGCAAGTCCAGCCTGCTCAACAGCATGGTTGGTAAGCAGCAAGCGATCGTGTCGGCCACCGCCGGTACCACTCGTGATGTCGGTCGAGCCAGTGTACGCTACCACAATCAAGATATTCAAATACTCGATACCGCTGGATTGCGCCGACGCGGCAAGATCGAAGGTGGGGTAGAAAAGTACAGCGCCCTGCGCACTCTGGCCGCAATCACTCAAGCCGATGTCTGCGTTTTGGTTATGGATGCTACCGAGCTAAGCGTAGCCGGCGACCAAAACATTGCCGGCCAGGTACTAGAGGCCGGAAAGGGGCTAATAATTGTGGTAAATAAGTGGGACGCGGTCGACAAAGAAACCGGCACCCAAGAGGCGCTTACCCGTAAGCTTATGCACGACTTTAGCTTTGCGCACTGGGCGCCGCTGGTTTATACCTCGGCCACCGAAGGACTAAACGTGGCTAAGCTGTTTGAGCTAACCCGTCAAATCGTTGAGCGAAGAACCACCACCATCCCCACCACTAAGCTTAACAAGGTGCTTGGTCAGCTAACCAGCAAGCAGCCGCCAGCAGGGCTTAAAAACCGTCAGCCAAAAATTAAATACGCCGCCCAAACCGACACCAATCCGCCAACCTTCACTATATTTAGCAGCTACGCCGATTTAATCCACTTTTCGTATAAGCGCTATCTAGAAAATGGCTTACGCGAGGCCTATGACTTTACCGGGACTCCAATTAAACTAGAGTTTAGGAGTAAGTAAATGAAGTTGATCGTCGGTCTTGGTAATGTTGGTCGCCAGTACCATGCCACCCGCCATAATCTAGGCTTTGATGTGGTTGAGATGCTGGGGATTACCTTTGGCCATCAGCCAAGTGAGTTTAAAAAGCACAGCAAGGCCACCGCGGAAGTGCTAGACCTTAAACAGTCTCATGATTGTATTTTGGTTAAACCTACAACCATGATGAACCTGAGCGGACAAGCGGTAGGTGA from Patescibacteria group bacterium includes the following:
- a CDS encoding ribosome biogenesis GTPase Der, whose product is MAVTPLVAIVGRPNVGKSSLFNRLIGRRQAITHDVAGTTRDANYGVVTWNGKHLMLADTAGLHPTKDELELRAQDQITEVAEVAQLILVVIDATTMITNEDRQAARQALKTGKPVVLALNKLDGGNQKPVDEFVRLGIKHQVEVSAIHGRGTGDLLDVLVEAIGGTNEPADDNQIRLALLGRPNVGKSSLLNSMVGKQQAIVSATAGTTRDVGRASVRYHNQDIQILDTAGLRRRGKIEGGVEKYSALRTLAAITQADVCVLVMDATELSVAGDQNIAGQVLEAGKGLIIVVNKWDAVDKETGTQEALTRKLMHDFSFAHWAPLVYTSATEGLNVAKLFELTRQIVERRTTTIPTTKLNKVLGQLTSKQPPAGLKNRQPKIKYAAQTDTNPPTFTIFSSYADLIHFSYKRYLENGLREAYDFTGTPIKLEFRSK